A window from Centropristis striata isolate RG_2023a ecotype Rhode Island chromosome 4, C.striata_1.0, whole genome shotgun sequence encodes these proteins:
- the clrn1 gene encoding clarin-1 has product MPSRQKRLLLSAGGLSGLCCALTAAVCTGLPLWVSGAVLCRTGAELVNATGAELDQFLGDLNYGLFTGQRVKQCGLGGRPSRFSVFSDLLSAVPVGLHVSVIFFCGVVVLFSSVATGFFFFNAFGRPYETLHGPLGLYLWSFICCVCSALVMVLFASEVKLHHLSDRIANFNEVSFVFQTHTEHYDRCFWLFFLVFTLHALNFLLIRLAGTQFPFQETKEAELSGGAADLMY; this is encoded by the exons ATGCCGAGCCGTCAGAAGCGGCTGCTGCTGTCGGCCGGTGGTCTGTCCGGGCTCTGCTGCGCGCTGACGGCCGCCGTGTGCACAGGGCTGCCGCTGTGGGTCAGCGGGGCCGTGCTGTGCCGCACCGGGGCCGAGCTGGTCAATGCCACCGGGGCAGAGCTGGACCAGTTCCTGGGAGACCTAAACTACGGCCTGTTCACCGGCCAGAGGGTGAAGCAGTGCGGGCTGGGGGGCCGGCCGTCCCGCTTCTCCG TCTTCTCTGACCTGCTGAGCGCCGTCCCGGTCGGCCTCCACGTCTCCGTcatcttcttctgtggtgtggTGGTGCTATTCTCCTCTGTGGCCAccggcttcttcttcttcaacgCCTTTGGACGCCCGTACGAGACACTGCACGGCCCCCTGGGACTCTACCTGTGGAGCTTCATCTGCT GCGTCTGCAGCGCTCTGGTGATGGTTCTGTTCGCGTCGGAGGTGAAACTTCATCATCTGTCCGACCGGATCGCCAACTTCAACGAGGTGAGCTTTGTGTTCCAGACGCACACAGAGCACTACGACCGCTGCTTCTGGCTCTTCTTCCTCGTCTTCACACTCCACGCTCTCAACTTCCTGCTCATCCGGCTGGCGGGAACACAGTTCCCCTTCCAGGAGACCAAGGAGGCGGAGCTGAGTGGGGGTGCCGCCGACCTCATgtactag
- the masp1 gene encoding mannan-binding lectin serine protease 1 isoform X2, with protein MRVLVWLVSMTTVSLAPLVAGGVQLLSEPFGSLMSPNFPEPYPGDTVLRWNVSVPDGFQVRLSFSHFDLEPSYLCEYDYVQVEAEGEVLALFCGREQTDTESVPQQLITSPRNSLSLLFSSDFSNEERYAGFMAHYSAVDVDECSERSDEDLLCDHFCHNYIGGYYCSCRYGYQLHSDNRTCRVECSGGVFRERSGILSSVDFPSPYPKSSDCSYRIEVELGFRLRLLFDPRFDVEDHPDVRCPYDHVKITAGGREFGPFCGVRSPGEIQTDSNEATVLFHSDNSGENLGWSLSYTSTGSKCPAPETPPNAVLTPVQSEYSFRDHVLFTCLPGYKLLKDGNSLDHYQVACGSDGSWSGGPPQCQMVDCGNPPAVAMADVVFGSHDNSTVFGSTVWFVCRFDSLQNNNSNSSFSCGPSGDWVSPESGTRLPTCLPACGRPSRSLPPQVKRIVGGRGAEPGLFPWQVLLSVEDLSRVPEDRWFGSGALLSESWVLTAAHVLRSQRRDTSVVPVSPEHVKDDPPSPLPNSLGVVAGWGISNLNVSTSGDPFTLTSDPGMTSDLLQYVKLPVVSQDECQASYASRSVSYNITDNMFCAGFFQGGRDTCLGDSGGAFVMQDGVSSSWVVFGLVSWGGPEDCGSQRVYGVYTRVSKYVQWIQTQLQATPWW; from the exons ATGAG GGTGTTGGTGTGGCTGGTGTCCATGACGACAGTGTCGTTGGCGCCCTTGGTGGCGGGCGGCGTCCAGCTGCTCTCTGAGCCGTTCGGCAGCCTGATGTCTCCTAACTTCCCGGAGCCGTACCCTGGAGACACAGTGCTCCGCTGGAATGTCAGCGTTCCCGATGGCTTCCAGGTGCGTCTGTCCTTCAGCCACTTCGACCTGGAGCCGTCCTACCTGTGTGAGTACGACTACGTCCAG GTGGAGGCGGAGGGCGAGGTTCTTGCTCTGTTCTGTGGTCGGGAGCAGACGGACACGGAGTCGGTTCCTCAGCAGCTCATCACGTCTCCCAGGAACTCTCTGTCGCTGCTCTTCTCCTCCGACTTCTCCAATGAAGAGCGCTATGCCGGCTTCATGGCTCACTACAGCGCCGTGG aCGTGGATGAGTGCAGCGAGCGCTCAGATGAAGATCTGCTTTGTGATCATTTCTGTCACAACTACATCGGAGGATACTACTGCTCCTGTCGCTATGGTTACCAGCTGCACTCCGACAACCGCACCTGCAGAG tggagTGCAGTGGCGGTGTTTTCAGGGAACGTTCCGGCATCCTGAGCTCCGTAGATTTCCCGTCTCCATACCCGAAGAGCTCCGACTGCTCGTACCGGATCGAGGTGGAGCTGGGCTTCAGGCTCCGCCTCCTTTTCGACCCCCGATTCGACGTGGAGGACCACCCCGACGTCCGCTGCCCCTACGACCACGTCAAG atCACGGCGGGAGGCAGAGAGTTCGGTCCGTTCTGCGGAGTTCGTTCACCCGGCGAGATCCAGACCGACAGCAACGAAGCCACGGTCCTCTTCCACAGCGACAACTCAGGGGAGAACCTGGGCTGGAGCCTCTCATACACCTCTACAG GAAGTAAATGTCCGGCACCTGAAACTCCGCCCAACGCTGTGCTGACCCCCGTCCAATCAGAATACTCCTTCAGAGACCACGTCCTGTTCACCTGTTTACCTGGATACAAGCTGCTGAAG GACGGGAACAGTCTGGACCACTACCAGGTGGCCTGTGGGTCTGACGGCTCGTGGAGCGGCGGTCCTCCTCAGTGTCAGA tgGTGGATTGTGGAAATCCGCCGGCGGTCGCCATGGCTGACGTGGTGTTTGGTAGTCATGACAACAGCACGGTGTTTGGGTCGACGGTTTGGTTCGTCTGCAGGTTCGATTCCCTCcagaacaacaacagcaaca gTTCCTTCAGCTGTGGGCCGAGTGGGGACTGGGTCAGTCCAGAATCAGGGACCAGACTGCCCACCTGTCTGCCAG CCTGCGGCCGGCCGTCCCGCTCGCTGCCCCCTCAGGTGAAGCGGATCGTGGGCGGTCGCGGTGCCGAGCCCGGCCTGTTCCCCTGGCAGGTTCTGCTCAGCGTGGAGGATCTGTCCCGGGTCCCAGAGGACCGCTGGTTCGGCTCTGGAGCCCTGCTGTCCGAGTCCTGGGTCTTGACGGCCGCCCACGTCCTGAGGTCCCAGCGGAGGGACACCAGCGTTGTCCCTGTGTCCCCTGAACACGTCAAG GACgaccctccctctcccctcccgaACTCTCTCGGGGTCGTTGCCGGTTGGGGAATCTCCAACCTGAACGTGTCGACCTCCGGTGACCCCTTCacgctgacctctgaccccggcatgacctctgacctcctgcagTACGTGAAGCTGCCGGTGGTTTCTCAAGACGAGTGTCAGGCGAGTTACGCCTCGCGATCCGTCAGCTACAACATCACCGACAACATGTTCTGCGCTGGGTTCTTCCAGGGTGGCCGGGACACCTGCCTGGGGGACAGTGGGGGGGCGTTCGTGATGCAGGACGGGGTCAGCAGCAGCTGGGTGGTGTTCGGGCTGGTGTCCTGGGGGGGGCCCGAGGACTGCGGCAGCCAGAGGGTCTATGGGGTCTACACCCGAGTGTCCAAATATGTGCAGTGGATCCAGACGCAGCTGCAGGCCACCCCCTGGTGGTGA
- the masp1 gene encoding mannan-binding lectin serine protease 1 isoform X1 translates to MRVLVWLVSMTTVSLAPLVAGGVQLLSEPFGSLMSPNFPEPYPGDTVLRWNVSVPDGFQVRLSFSHFDLEPSYLCEYDYVQVEAEGEVLALFCGREQTDTESVPQQLITSPRNSLSLLFSSDFSNEERYAGFMAHYSAVDVDECSERSDEDLLCDHFCHNYIGGYYCSCRYGYQLHSDNRTCRVECSGGVFRERSGILSSVDFPSPYPKSSDCSYRIEVELGFRLRLLFDPRFDVEDHPDVRCPYDHVKITAGGREFGPFCGVRSPGEIQTDSNEATVLFHSDNSGENLGWSLSYTSTGSKCPAPETPPNAVLTPVQSEYSFRDHVLFTCLPGYKLLKDGNSLDHYQVACGSDGSWSGGPPQCQMVDCGNPPAVAMADVVFGSHDNSTVFGSTVWFVCRFDSLQNNNSNSSFSCGPSGDWVSPESGTRLPTCLPACGRPSRSLPPQVKRIVGGRGAEPGLFPWQVLLSVEDLSRVPEDRWFGSGALLSESWVLTAAHVLRSQRRDTSVVPVSPEHVKVFLGLHDAADKRSGTNLSVEEIFLHPNFQPNNYNNDIALLKLKGALQFTELIRPVCLPAAPGPDDPPSPLPNSLGVVAGWGISNLNVSTSGDPFTLTSDPGMTSDLLQYVKLPVVSQDECQASYASRSVSYNITDNMFCAGFFQGGRDTCLGDSGGAFVMQDGVSSSWVVFGLVSWGGPEDCGSQRVYGVYTRVSKYVQWIQTQLQATPWW, encoded by the exons ATGAG GGTGTTGGTGTGGCTGGTGTCCATGACGACAGTGTCGTTGGCGCCCTTGGTGGCGGGCGGCGTCCAGCTGCTCTCTGAGCCGTTCGGCAGCCTGATGTCTCCTAACTTCCCGGAGCCGTACCCTGGAGACACAGTGCTCCGCTGGAATGTCAGCGTTCCCGATGGCTTCCAGGTGCGTCTGTCCTTCAGCCACTTCGACCTGGAGCCGTCCTACCTGTGTGAGTACGACTACGTCCAG GTGGAGGCGGAGGGCGAGGTTCTTGCTCTGTTCTGTGGTCGGGAGCAGACGGACACGGAGTCGGTTCCTCAGCAGCTCATCACGTCTCCCAGGAACTCTCTGTCGCTGCTCTTCTCCTCCGACTTCTCCAATGAAGAGCGCTATGCCGGCTTCATGGCTCACTACAGCGCCGTGG aCGTGGATGAGTGCAGCGAGCGCTCAGATGAAGATCTGCTTTGTGATCATTTCTGTCACAACTACATCGGAGGATACTACTGCTCCTGTCGCTATGGTTACCAGCTGCACTCCGACAACCGCACCTGCAGAG tggagTGCAGTGGCGGTGTTTTCAGGGAACGTTCCGGCATCCTGAGCTCCGTAGATTTCCCGTCTCCATACCCGAAGAGCTCCGACTGCTCGTACCGGATCGAGGTGGAGCTGGGCTTCAGGCTCCGCCTCCTTTTCGACCCCCGATTCGACGTGGAGGACCACCCCGACGTCCGCTGCCCCTACGACCACGTCAAG atCACGGCGGGAGGCAGAGAGTTCGGTCCGTTCTGCGGAGTTCGTTCACCCGGCGAGATCCAGACCGACAGCAACGAAGCCACGGTCCTCTTCCACAGCGACAACTCAGGGGAGAACCTGGGCTGGAGCCTCTCATACACCTCTACAG GAAGTAAATGTCCGGCACCTGAAACTCCGCCCAACGCTGTGCTGACCCCCGTCCAATCAGAATACTCCTTCAGAGACCACGTCCTGTTCACCTGTTTACCTGGATACAAGCTGCTGAAG GACGGGAACAGTCTGGACCACTACCAGGTGGCCTGTGGGTCTGACGGCTCGTGGAGCGGCGGTCCTCCTCAGTGTCAGA tgGTGGATTGTGGAAATCCGCCGGCGGTCGCCATGGCTGACGTGGTGTTTGGTAGTCATGACAACAGCACGGTGTTTGGGTCGACGGTTTGGTTCGTCTGCAGGTTCGATTCCCTCcagaacaacaacagcaaca gTTCCTTCAGCTGTGGGCCGAGTGGGGACTGGGTCAGTCCAGAATCAGGGACCAGACTGCCCACCTGTCTGCCAG CCTGCGGCCGGCCGTCCCGCTCGCTGCCCCCTCAGGTGAAGCGGATCGTGGGCGGTCGCGGTGCCGAGCCCGGCCTGTTCCCCTGGCAGGTTCTGCTCAGCGTGGAGGATCTGTCCCGGGTCCCAGAGGACCGCTGGTTCGGCTCTGGAGCCCTGCTGTCCGAGTCCTGGGTCTTGACGGCCGCCCACGTCCTGAGGTCCCAGCGGAGGGACACCAGCGTTGTCCCTGTGTCCCCTGAACACGTCAAG GTGTTCCTGGGACTCCACGACGCTGCAGACAAGCGGTCGGGCACTAATCTTTCTGTGGAGGAAATTTTCCTTCATCCGAACTTCCAACCCAACAACTACAACAACGACATCGCTCTGCTGAAACTGAAGGGGGCGCTGCAGTTCACCGAGCTCATCAGACCCGTCTGTCTGCCGGCAGCACCGGGACCG GACgaccctccctctcccctcccgaACTCTCTCGGGGTCGTTGCCGGTTGGGGAATCTCCAACCTGAACGTGTCGACCTCCGGTGACCCCTTCacgctgacctctgaccccggcatgacctctgacctcctgcagTACGTGAAGCTGCCGGTGGTTTCTCAAGACGAGTGTCAGGCGAGTTACGCCTCGCGATCCGTCAGCTACAACATCACCGACAACATGTTCTGCGCTGGGTTCTTCCAGGGTGGCCGGGACACCTGCCTGGGGGACAGTGGGGGGGCGTTCGTGATGCAGGACGGGGTCAGCAGCAGCTGGGTGGTGTTCGGGCTGGTGTCCTGGGGGGGGCCCGAGGACTGCGGCAGCCAGAGGGTCTATGGGGTCTACACCCGAGTGTCCAAATATGTGCAGTGGATCCAGACGCAGCTGCAGGCCACCCCCTGGTGGTGA
- the LOC131970258 gene encoding coagulation factor X: MSPSTAVTSLCTVLTCSALIQCSVFLQQPVAVQVLSSRRRRANAGLEELFPGDLERECNEEVCSQEEAAEIFQTTEKTMEFWFKYTNLNPCRTNPCLNGGMCTMDRGDFLCLCTPQYHGKTCDSVVSACRYRNGGCMQYCRDLPGGAGVLCGCAEGFHLETDGLTCSHAAAFPCGRQDHQLRLYGARSLWSDSDTLNVTADTDVMLEDNSTDSWAANATSGQREANETEMGVEPREGAETRIVGGVLEKLGGSPWQVLLRRSNGFGFCGGTLVSDRWVVSAAHCMEETPDHVTIGDYDKRRPDPGEQVIKVQQVFVHPHFHSFTFDSDLALLLLAEPVTRSATAIPACLPDRHLATYLLQEENRGVVTGWGLTRFLGKSSRFLRKVTLPVVSHQDCTASTQQVVTDNMFCAGYLDVSMDACSGDSGGPFVVNYRGTWFLTGVVSWGERCAARGKYGVYTRLGNFLTWIRDTMENQNLNLNSTASSRP; encoded by the exons ATGTCGCCGTCCACAGCTGTGACATCTCTCTGCACCGTCCTCACCTGCTCCGCCCTGATCCAGTGTTCAG TCTTCCTGCAGCAGCCGGTGGCAGTTCAAGTCTTGTCATCCCGGCGGCGGCGTGCGAACGCGGGTCTGGAGGAGCTGTTCCCTGGAGACCTGGAGAGGGAATGTAACGAGGAGGTCTGCTCCCAGGAGGAGGCGGCCGAGATCTTCCAGACCACCGAGAAGACG ATGGAGTTCTGGTTCAAATATACAA ATCTGAACCCTTGTCGTACCAACCCCTGTCTGAACGGAGGGATGTGCACGATGGACCGCGGAGACTTCCTGTGTCTCTGTACTCCTCAGTACCACGGCAAGACCTGCGACTCAG TGGTGTCGGCGTGTCGCTATAGAAACGGCGGCTGCATGCAGTACTGCAGGGACCTGCCAGGGGGCGCTGGCGTCCTGTGCGGCTGTGCTGAAGGGTTTCACCTGGAGACGGACGGACTCACCTGCTCCCACGCCG CCGCATTCCCGTGCGGCCGCCAGGACCACCAGCTGCGTCTGTACGGAGCTCGCTCTCTGTGGAGCGACTCGGACACGCTCAACGTCACCGCCGACACGGACGTCATGTTGGAGGACAACAGCACAGACAGCTGGGCAGCAAACGCAACATCTGGACAGAGAGAAGCGAACGAGACGGAGATGGGGGTGGAGCCGAGGGAGGGGGCGGAGACTCGGATCGTGGGAGGAGTCCTGGAGAAACTAGGAGGGAGTCCCTGGCAG gttctGCTCCGCAGGTCTAATGGTTTTGGTTTCTGTGGGGGGACTCTGGTCTCTGACCGCTGGGTGGTCTCTGCTGCTCACTGCATGGAGGAGACTCCAGACCACGTTactatag gtgactATGATAAGCGGCGTCCTGATCCAGGTGAGCAGGTGATAAAGGTGCAGCAGGTGTTCGTCCACCCTCACTTCCACTCCTTCACCTTTGACAGCGACctcgctctgctgctgctcgccGAGCCCGTCACCCGGAGCGCCACCGCCATCCCCGCCTGCCTCCCCGACCGCCACCTGGCCACATACCTGCTGCAG gaggagAACCGCGGCGTGGTGACGGGTTGGGGTCTCACACGCTTCCTGGGCAAGTCGTCCCGTTTCCTTAGGAAGGTGACGCTACCGGTGGTCAGCCACCAGGACTGTACCGCCTCCACccagcag gtggtcacagacaacatgttCTGTGCTGGCTACCTGGACGTGTCGATGGACGCCTGCAGCGGGGACAGCGGGGGGCCGTTCGTGGTCAACTACAGGGGTACCTGGTTCCTGACCGGCGTGGTCAGCTGGGGGGAGCGCTGCGCCGCCAGGGGGAAGTATGGCGTCTACACCCGCCTGGGGAACTTCCTGACCTGGATCAGAGACACCATGGAGAACcagaacctgaacctgaacAGCACCGCCAGCAGCAGACCCTGA